A genomic stretch from Dissulfurispira thermophila includes:
- a CDS encoding type II secretion system protein has protein sequence MRKIKKPSVSPLHPFTPSPLHRKGGFTLIELAMVLVVIGLLIGLGASLIGPLTKRAKLIETRETVKAVYESILGYAASNKKFPTDLSVLGIRTTDAYNRPLFYNAINVTNLCTSTATYLTVNDNSSGTPQTKNNVAFILLGEGENRTNDTGSTSPFTIKEQGVDDYDDIVMYADIDKLRSQICTSFKITTDSLPIGTEEMAYPSTTLEATDGTPPYTWGIQSGSLPAGLTLSSDGVISGTPTTDGSYNFTVRVCDSDDTNPPDDCPPTTNKDRLATKSLTITINPNKPRITTEILNYGTVNQSYAATLSATGGLSPYSWNIPSGLPTGLILKDTGTCGSFTCTASTPCICGTPTTAGTFTFTPTVTDSRSRTASKTLSIAINAAAAGDGLSCTLTATSPINVGSSSTLTWAVNNGPADTRTFSPAPGGTCLTNPTSDTGSCTTAALYSTTTFGLTVTKGSETSSCSVTVYINPASVNPSCTLEASPNPVTVGNPTSLIWSIYNGPANGTFSIVSGSASLGSCTSISNSYGGNCTTGNVNANTTFQLLLTPGGGLCATTVYTTSQDYCSSYTVRNTTGGNIYVRCNNGTGCQYTSCTRIRDNRQFNIRQSDTNRINLYTNSSCTRQNQSGIKSVSYNSSITADAYAVNTDGNKNCAVAIDVDTNDDWILTDE, from the coding sequence ATGAGAAAAATCAAAAAACCATCTGTTTCACCCCTTCACCCCTTCACCCCTTCACCCCTTCACCGTAAAGGTGGCTTCACCCTCATTGAACTGGCAATGGTGCTGGTGGTGATAGGGCTGCTCATTGGACTTGGTGCAAGTCTGATAGGGCCGCTGACAAAAAGGGCAAAGCTGATTGAAACGAGGGAGACAGTTAAGGCTGTATATGAATCAATATTAGGATATGCTGCAAGTAATAAAAAATTTCCTACTGATTTAAGTGTTCTCGGGATAAGGACAACAGATGCTTATAATCGCCCCTTATTTTATAATGCAATTAATGTTACCAACCTTTGCACTTCCACAGCTACATATTTAACCGTGAATGACAATAGCAGCGGGACACCCCAAACAAAGAACAATGTAGCATTCATACTTTTGGGCGAGGGGGAGAATAGAACTAATGACACAGGTTCAACCTCTCCATTTACCATAAAAGAGCAAGGAGTGGATGACTATGACGATATTGTAATGTATGCAGATATTGATAAACTTAGGAGTCAAATATGTACCTCTTTTAAAATAACTACGGATAGTCTGCCTATAGGAACAGAAGAGATGGCATATCCATCAACCACACTGGAGGCAACAGATGGAACACCACCATACACATGGGGTATTCAATCAGGCTCATTGCCCGCTGGATTAACTTTATCATCAGATGGCGTTATTTCAGGCACACCAACAACAGATGGAAGCTATAATTTTACAGTTCGCGTATGTGATAGCGATGATACTAATCCACCAGACGATTGTCCTCCCACTACTAATAAAGATAGGTTGGCTACTAAAAGCTTGACTATAACTATAAATCCTAACAAACCGAGGATAACCACTGAGATTTTGAATTATGGGACAGTAAACCAAAGCTATGCGGCTACACTAAGTGCAACAGGCGGTCTGTCGCCTTATTCGTGGAATATCCCTTCAGGTCTTCCAACTGGCCTTATATTGAAAGATACGGGAACATGCGGTTCCTTTACATGCACAGCTTCGACTCCATGCATCTGTGGGACGCCGACAACAGCAGGTACTTTTACTTTCACTCCGACCGTTACAGATAGTCGTTCAAGGACAGCATCAAAAACCCTGTCTATTGCTATCAATGCCGCTGCTGCTGGCGATGGACTGTCATGCACCCTTACTGCAACTTCACCTATAAATGTAGGTTCTTCTTCTACCCTCACATGGGCTGTTAATAACGGACCTGCAGACACAAGGACATTTTCTCCTGCGCCTGGAGGTACATGCCTAACAAATCCAACTTCGGATACAGGGTCTTGCACCACTGCAGCACTTTACTCTACAACAACTTTTGGATTGACCGTTACAAAGGGCTCGGAAACCAGCAGTTGTTCTGTAACGGTTTATATCAATCCGGCGTCGGTAAATCCCTCATGCACATTGGAGGCGAGTCCCAATCCGGTTACAGTTGGCAACCCGACTTCGCTTATATGGTCTATATACAATGGTCCTGCAAACGGAACATTCAGCATTGTAAGCGGAAGCGCATCACTTGGAAGTTGCACGAGCATCTCAAACTCTTATGGCGGCAATTGCACAACCGGCAATGTGAATGCTAACACTACTTTTCAGCTTTTACTTACCCCAGGTGGTGGTCTGTGTGCAACAACCGTTTATACAACTTCGCAGGATTATTGCTCGTCTTATACGGTTAGAAATACTACCGGCGGCAATATTTATGTAAGATGTAATAATGGAACAGGGTGTCAATATACAAGCTGCACAAGGATAAGGGATAATAGACAGTTTAATATCAGGCAATCGGATACAAACAGAATAAATCTATATACCAATAGCAGTTGCACACGACAGAATCAGAGTGGTATTAAATCTGTGTCATATAACAGTTCTATCACAGCAGATGCATATGCGGTAAACACGGATGGCAACAAGAATTGTGCAGTCGCAATCGACGTAGATACAAATGATGATTGGATTCTCACTGACGAGTAG
- a CDS encoding prepilin-type N-terminal cleavage/methylation domain-containing protein, with protein MTEERSQKMGKEGFTLIEIAIVLVIIGIILGAVLKGQELINNAKIKRAYSQYREIVAAVYTYYDKYGKYPGDDNTASSRWSGVTNGNNNGVIDGFTINCGPSVATETCQAWLHMRSANILTGATDTTNGTRSPSNAYGGGIGIGYNAIQGLTTMWIGFDNVPGDVCQSIDQQYDDGAYNTGSIRGSGNYNTNPNIIYDLYFRL; from the coding sequence ATGACAGAAGAAAGAAGTCAGAAGATGGGTAAAGAGGGTTTCACCCTTATCGAGATCGCCATAGTCCTTGTGATAATCGGGATAATCCTTGGAGCGGTGCTCAAGGGACAGGAATTGATTAACAATGCGAAGATTAAGAGGGCATATAGTCAGTATCGTGAAATTGTAGCAGCAGTTTATACTTATTACGACAAATACGGTAAGTACCCGGGTGATGACAATACAGCGAGTTCGAGATGGTCAGGGGTGACGAATGGAAACAATAATGGAGTAATTGACGGCTTCACTATCAACTGCGGCCCCAGTGTTGCCACTGAAACGTGCCAGGCATGGCTCCATATGAGATCAGCAAATATTCTTACCGGCGCCACAGATACTACAAATGGCACAAGGTCTCCCTCCAATGCCTATGGTGGGGGTATAGGTATAGGATATAATGCAATTCAGGGGCTTACCACAATGTGGATAGGTTTTGATAATGTACCGGGGGATGTATGCCAGAGCATAGATCAACAATATGATGACGGAGCATATAATACAGGGAGCATCCGTGGAAGCGGCAATTACAACACAAATCCGAACATTATCTACGACCTATACTTCAGACTATAA
- a CDS encoding Uma2 family endonuclease, which produces MTTLLEKKIFTYEDIDSLPEGNYEIIDGERRDMTPTMFGHGRVEFKIAELIERHLGSKGYVAVGEVGIVITKSPFRLRAADVVYISKEKSPEKPKGMLEIPPDLIVEIISEDNSTTELNSKVKDYLSMGVGRVMLVDPFTETITIFKHDSKEAGYYNFDDEFELINGVFVKLREIV; this is translated from the coding sequence ATGACCACACTGTTAGAAAAAAAGATATTCACGTATGAGGACATAGATTCCCTACCCGAAGGTAATTACGAAATCATTGACGGTGAAAGGAGAGATATGACACCAACAATGTTTGGACATGGAAGGGTTGAATTTAAAATTGCAGAATTGATAGAGAGGCATCTTGGTAGTAAAGGCTATGTTGCAGTTGGAGAGGTAGGAATAGTAATAACTAAATCTCCATTCAGGCTCAGGGCAGCGGATGTGGTTTATATAAGCAAGGAAAAATCTCCTGAAAAACCCAAAGGAATGCTTGAAATCCCACCTGACCTGATTGTAGAAATAATCTCAGAGGACAATAGTACAACCGAATTAAACAGTAAAGTGAAAGACTATCTTTCCATGGGCGTAGGGAGAGTGATGCTCGTCGATCCGTTCACAGAAACGATCACGATATTTAAGCATGACAGCAAAGAAGCAGGTTATTATAATTTTGATGATGAATTCGAATTGATAAATGGTGTTTTTGTGAAATTAAGGGAAATAGTTTAA
- a CDS encoding lytic transglycosylase domain-containing protein, which produces MVEHEVQNSKTGLRLNFAFSLQLVCLILLAAPYLLPDVATALSSETNFCFEEVGKEYGINPVLLKSIAQIESNLNPEAINKNQNGSIDIGLMQINSFWVKTLRLDPSKLISDPCYNTTIGAKVLKQCIDRYGYTWEAVGCYNATSTAKKIKYSWKIYKALSIEHQASTGGRKMYDSQHTAVNTQTSLLYFKVRDKATNHEIEMEGQ; this is translated from the coding sequence ATGGTTGAACATGAAGTTCAAAACTCAAAGACAGGCTTAAGGCTTAATTTCGCTTTCAGCCTTCAGCTTGTTTGCCTCATTCTACTTGCTGCCCCCTATTTACTGCCTGATGTTGCAACTGCCCTTTCGTCTGAGACTAATTTCTGTTTTGAAGAGGTAGGGAAGGAATATGGTATAAATCCTGTTCTTCTAAAAAGTATCGCCCAAATCGAATCAAATCTCAATCCAGAGGCAATAAACAAAAACCAGAACGGCTCGATTGACATCGGGCTTATGCAGATAAATTCCTTTTGGGTCAAAACCCTTAGATTGGACCCAAGCAAACTCATTTCTGACCCCTGTTATAACACAACAATTGGAGCAAAAGTACTAAAACAGTGCATTGACAGATATGGATACACATGGGAAGCAGTTGGTTGTTATAATGCTACAAGCACAGCTAAAAAGATAAAATATTCATGGAAGATATATAAAGCCTTGAGCATTGAGCATCAAGCATCAACCGGAGGACGCAAAATGTACGACTCACAACACACGGCAGTCAACACACAAACCTCTCTACTTTATTTCAAAGTAAGGGACAAAGCAACAAATCATGAAATAGAGATGGAGGGACAGTGA
- a CDS encoding tetratricopeptide repeat protein, whose protein sequence is MSLLADLLSKVKYTGHKADVPPNLKNVVSTSIEKQAIKKRILMFSVFILLAIATGVGTIYFVELYTKPPAKIVKSHETIARNQLIEVREETKEKEINVSRTIDNTQHTTLNARSPKPKPTKEIQQQKEIPKPKTEEKKIAEGQMPEPKAEDVQKDTEKKLAITQEPQPKQQDSQRDVYLYMARTYESKKDYYQALLNYKKALEIDANNYIIMSNISSVLIHLESFEEAITYAKNAIAIKRDFVPSLINIGIAYIRLDNSSEGEAYLLKALSIEPSNKYALLNLGLLYEKKGDNEKAYAYFSKLSEIGNIQGHLGIARIAEKQGKKSDAVRIYREILSMNNIDTKTRKLVNDRLLQLEQ, encoded by the coding sequence GTGAGTCTTCTTGCTGATTTGCTGTCTAAAGTTAAATATACAGGACATAAGGCTGATGTACCCCCGAATCTTAAGAATGTTGTATCCACATCTATTGAAAAACAAGCAATAAAAAAAAGGATTTTAATGTTTTCTGTTTTCATACTTCTTGCAATAGCAACAGGGGTCGGTACTATCTATTTTGTAGAGTTATACACAAAGCCGCCTGCAAAAATAGTTAAAAGCCATGAAACAATAGCCAGAAACCAGTTGATAGAAGTTAGGGAAGAAACCAAGGAAAAGGAGATTAATGTTTCACGCACAATAGATAACACACAACACACAACGCTCAACGCAAGGTCTCCAAAACCAAAGCCTACAAAAGAGATTCAACAACAAAAAGAAATACCCAAACCTAAAACAGAAGAAAAGAAAATAGCTGAAGGACAAATGCCTGAACCAAAAGCTGAAGATGTTCAGAAAGATACTGAGAAAAAGCTGGCTATAACACAGGAGCCACAACCAAAACAACAGGACTCACAAAGAGATGTGTACCTCTATATGGCAAGGACTTATGAGTCTAAAAAGGATTACTATCAGGCCCTTTTGAACTATAAAAAGGCGCTGGAGATTGATGCTAACAATTATATTATTATGAGCAATATCTCCAGCGTGCTTATACATCTTGAATCTTTTGAAGAGGCAATTACATATGCAAAAAATGCCATTGCTATAAAAAGAGACTTTGTTCCTTCTTTGATTAATATTGGGATTGCTTATATAAGACTCGACAATTCTTCAGAAGGAGAGGCGTACCTCTTAAAGGCACTCTCAATAGAGCCTTCAAATAAATATGCGCTTTTAAATCTTGGTCTTTTATACGAAAAAAAAGGAGACAATGAAAAGGCATATGCTTATTTTTCCAAACTTTCAGAAATAGGCAATATACAGGGCCATTTAGGCATTGCTCGCATTGCAGAAAAACAAGGGAAAAAATCTGATGCTGTTAGGATCTATAGAGAGATATTATCTATGAATAATATCGATACCAAGACGAGAAAATTGGTAAATGACAGGCTATTACAATTAGAGCAGTAG
- a CDS encoding AAA family ATPase produces the protein MDYLEFFDLKEDPFRLTPDQYYFYPSESHNDALSSFNYIVEQREGFFMCIGDPGTGKTTLLNTFLNTEKWKDKAGIALVLTPRLSPEEFLLTVLEDLNVKVKNTNKNEIIKAFRDFLIENSMIGRRIIIIVDEAQNLPDETLEELRLLSNLETDKEKLLQIVLIGQPELRNRLLSDNLKQLNQRITVRATLRPLTAEETSDYINYRLIKAGKGTVIFQDKAKRLIYKLSKGVPRLINLISSRAMMAAYLDMSRYVRKRHVMYAVKHVSDSFIKTQKRVVTFPRIIIYSLLLCLIAALLIVMNTVKEPLRVKNQESNMPDSQHTTLNTQQPNLDVQHKIRKAVVTVDVANVRARPSLDSETIMSVHKGTSFDVIDEFTETSGRKWYKIKTLDDKDGWIADKTVRIVNE, from the coding sequence ATGGATTATTTAGAATTCTTTGATTTAAAAGAAGACCCTTTTAGGTTGACTCCTGACCAATATTACTTTTATCCCTCTGAAAGTCATAATGATGCATTGTCTTCTTTCAATTACATAGTTGAACAGAGAGAGGGATTTTTTATGTGCATAGGAGACCCTGGCACTGGCAAGACCACTCTGTTAAATACATTTTTGAATACAGAGAAATGGAAGGACAAGGCAGGCATTGCATTGGTGCTCACACCCCGATTGTCTCCAGAGGAGTTTTTGCTTACAGTGCTGGAAGACCTGAATGTAAAGGTTAAGAATACAAATAAAAATGAGATAATCAAGGCATTCAGGGATTTTCTTATCGAAAACTCAATGATAGGAAGACGGATTATTATTATTGTTGATGAGGCACAAAATCTCCCTGACGAGACCCTTGAGGAGCTGAGGCTTTTGTCAAATCTCGAAACAGACAAGGAGAAACTGCTCCAGATAGTGCTGATTGGACAGCCTGAATTAAGAAACAGACTGCTTTCAGATAACCTAAAGCAATTAAATCAGAGAATAACAGTAAGGGCTACTTTAAGACCACTAACAGCAGAGGAGACATCTGATTACATCAATTACAGACTAATAAAGGCAGGGAAGGGAACGGTTATATTTCAGGATAAGGCAAAGAGACTTATATATAAATTATCAAAAGGCGTTCCAAGACTTATTAACCTTATTTCATCAAGGGCAATGATGGCAGCATATCTCGATATGAGTAGATATGTGAGGAAAAGACATGTAATGTATGCAGTAAAACATGTCTCTGACAGTTTTATAAAGACACAGAAGCGCGTTGTCACATTTCCACGAATTATCATTTATTCCTTACTGCTGTGTCTAATTGCTGCTCTACTAATTGTAATGAACACAGTGAAAGAACCATTAAGAGTCAAAAATCAAGAGTCAAATATGCCAGACAGTCAACACACTACACTCAATACCCAACAACCTAATCTTGATGTTCAACATAAAATAAGGAAAGCAGTGGTCACTGTAGATGTTGCCAATGTAAGGGCAAGGCCATCGCTTGATTCAGAGACTATTATGAGTGTTCATAAAGGGACATCTTTCGATGTAATAGATGAGTTTACAGAAACAAGTGGAAGAAAATGGTATAAAATAAAGACACTTGATGACAAAGATGGCTGGATAGCAGATAAGACAGTAAGAATAGTAAATGAGTAG
- a CDS encoding type II secretion system F family protein, whose protein sequence is MNYYLYKAIDADGTMVEGFIEGEDIGSVYGDLSSKGLYILSVKKANVAISYLKKVFASRKIKRRDVIEFANNLSVMLRAGVPLLTALEDISDVAENKYLKTIIADIKRQTEMGMRFSDAIQLHKDIFPDVFVRLITVGEETGHLEKSLSDVASHLQRMEDLSAAIKRALIYPIFAIVTTMGALIFWLAYVLPKIMTTLKEMGVKLPLITRILLHVSDFTKAYWYLIPILPVAFFFVLQVLKQMKGARYYIDLIKIKLPIVKLVVYNKLLALFSEQLRILIVSGLTIDRSFNIISDVMGSEVFKRAIILANESISSGSRIADALREHKVFPPLVARMVDIGETSGNLDEQFAFLSDHYLKKLDDISEKMGKMIEPIVIAVIGVLFALIIVGLMLPIYDLITQFGKAG, encoded by the coding sequence ATGAACTATTATTTATATAAGGCTATAGACGCTGATGGTACAATGGTGGAGGGTTTTATAGAGGGAGAGGACATAGGCTCTGTTTATGGAGATCTATCGTCAAAGGGACTCTATATATTGAGCGTGAAAAAGGCAAATGTTGCTATATCGTATCTCAAAAAGGTATTTGCATCACGCAAGATAAAACGGAGAGATGTTATAGAATTTGCGAACAATCTTTCTGTTATGCTCAGGGCAGGTGTACCTCTCCTAACAGCACTTGAGGATATATCAGATGTAGCAGAAAATAAATATCTCAAGACAATTATAGCTGATATAAAGCGACAGACAGAAATGGGAATGAGGTTTTCAGATGCTATACAATTGCATAAGGACATATTCCCTGATGTCTTTGTAAGATTGATAACAGTTGGAGAAGAAACAGGCCATCTTGAAAAGAGCCTATCAGATGTGGCAAGTCATTTACAGAGGATGGAAGACCTATCTGCAGCAATCAAAAGGGCGCTTATATATCCGATATTTGCTATTGTCACAACCATGGGTGCACTTATCTTCTGGCTTGCATATGTCCTTCCGAAGATAATGACCACATTGAAGGAGATGGGTGTGAAACTTCCCCTCATAACGAGGATATTGCTACATGTGAGTGATTTTACAAAGGCATACTGGTATCTTATTCCTATTTTGCCTGTGGCTTTCTTTTTTGTCTTACAGGTTTTGAAACAGATGAAAGGTGCAAGATATTATATAGACCTGATCAAGATAAAACTTCCCATTGTAAAATTAGTAGTTTACAATAAGCTTCTTGCCCTGTTCTCGGAGCAGTTGAGGATATTGATAGTCTCAGGACTTACTATAGACAGGTCATTTAATATAATATCAGATGTTATGGGAAGCGAGGTGTTTAAAAGGGCTATTATTTTGGCGAATGAAAGTATATCATCAGGGAGCAGAATAGCAGATGCATTAAGGGAGCATAAGGTATTCCCCCCACTTGTTGCGAGAATGGTTGACATAGGAGAAACGAGCGGTAATCTTGATGAGCAATTTGCCTTTCTCTCTGACCATTATCTTAAGAAATTAGATGACATATCAGAAAAGATGGGGAAAATGATAGAGCCAATTGTTATTGCAGTTATAGGTGTGCTTTTTGCACTGATTATTGTAGGGCTTATGCTTCCGATTTATGACCTTATTACGCAGTTTGGGAAGGCGGGGTAA
- a CDS encoding GspE/PulE family protein, with translation MFKLFKWFNIERLERFKQFENIFLRIMAAIRLGDLLKARGLINDRQLHVALIQQKVTGDLLGDTFVKLGFVSSKELGQILSEQSGIEFIDLSEYIISEDALRVVPKDIAEKTGFIPIDVENGRLSIGITNPSNILAVDTVTRMTKNQPKVYMVDADSFRDAVEKAYFFLENPIQHQVDNIVNEIKATETVSGNAVTSLTNLIIMDGIRRNATDIHINPTADIINVFYRIDGVLQHGHGIPKVAHSGITSRIKILSQLDIAEQRLPQDGSFTFTFLNKGYDIRVSTVPTIYGENIVMRVLAGAATLLRIEQLGFDEGNTKKIKTLFHKPYGIILITGPTGSGKTTTLYAALREIDLLERNVLTVEDPVEYKLSLIKQTQVNEKVGYDFALAGRNFMRQDPDVMLLGEIRDEETAKIAIRASITGHLVLSTLHTNDAVTAIPRLIDLNVDRFLMSSSLLAIMAQRLIRRICHYCKAEYALNDYEISIFEEHGISLTTAFKGKGCPKCSGTGYSGRTVIGEILIIDDELRELIYSAASVTALKAAAVRKGMVPLKEDAVRKAASGITTIDEVIRVAG, from the coding sequence TTGTTTAAGCTGTTCAAATGGTTCAATATTGAACGGCTTGAACGATTTAAACAATTTGAAAATATTTTTTTGAGAATTATGGCAGCAATTAGATTAGGTGATTTATTAAAGGCAAGGGGACTTATTAATGATAGACAACTCCATGTTGCTCTGATACAGCAAAAAGTAACAGGCGATCTGTTAGGAGATACCTTTGTAAAATTAGGTTTTGTATCTTCTAAAGAATTAGGGCAGATACTGTCTGAGCAATCAGGTATAGAATTTATAGACCTTAGCGAATATATTATTTCTGAAGATGCTTTAAGGGTAGTGCCAAAGGATATTGCGGAAAAGACAGGATTTATTCCAATAGATGTTGAAAATGGCAGACTGAGTATAGGTATTACAAACCCAAGCAATATCCTTGCAGTGGATACTGTAACAAGGATGACAAAGAATCAGCCAAAAGTATATATGGTTGATGCTGATAGTTTCAGAGATGCTGTTGAAAAGGCATACTTTTTCTTAGAAAATCCGATTCAGCATCAGGTTGATAATATTGTAAATGAGATAAAGGCAACTGAGACTGTGTCAGGCAATGCTGTAACAAGTCTCACAAATCTTATAATCATGGATGGAATCAGAAGAAATGCCACAGATATTCATATTAATCCCACAGCGGATATAATCAATGTCTTTTATAGAATAGATGGCGTACTTCAACACGGACATGGCATTCCAAAGGTAGCGCACAGTGGCATTACATCAAGGATTAAGATATTGTCACAACTCGATATAGCAGAGCAAAGATTACCGCAGGATGGGTCTTTCACATTCACATTTTTGAATAAAGGGTATGATATTCGTGTATCAACAGTGCCTACAATATATGGAGAAAATATTGTGATGAGAGTACTTGCAGGTGCAGCCACTCTGTTAAGGATAGAACAACTTGGATTTGATGAGGGTAACACAAAAAAAATAAAAACCCTCTTTCATAAGCCATATGGCATAATCTTGATTACAGGACCTACTGGTAGTGGTAAAACCACTACACTGTATGCAGCTTTGCGAGAGATAGACCTCCTTGAAAGAAATGTCCTTACTGTGGAAGACCCTGTGGAATATAAGCTCAGCCTGATCAAGCAAACACAGGTCAATGAAAAGGTCGGCTATGACTTTGCCCTTGCGGGCAGAAACTTTATGAGGCAAGACCCTGATGTGATGCTCTTAGGAGAGATAAGGGATGAGGAGACGGCAAAGATAGCTATCAGGGCATCAATAACAGGACACCTTGTCCTTTCAACACTGCACACAAATGATGCGGTTACAGCAATACCGAGGCTTATAGACCTCAATGTAGATAGATTTCTTATGTCCTCATCTCTTCTCGCTATAATGGCACAGAGACTTATAAGAAGAATATGCCATTACTGTAAAGCCGAGTATGCCCTGAACGATTATGAGATCTCTATATTTGAAGAACATGGTATATCTTTAACTACTGCATTTAAAGGAAAAGGTTGTCCAAAATGTAGTGGCACAGGATATTCTGGAAGGACAGTTATCGGTGAGATATTGATAATTGACGATGAATTGAGGGAACTCATATATTCTGCAGCATCAGTAACTGCATTGAAGGCAGCTGCTGTCAGAAAAGGGATGGTGCCGCTTAAGGAAGATGCTGTCAGAAAGGCTGCATCTGGCATTACAACGATTGATGAAGTAATAAGAGTGGCAGGATGA
- the mshL gene encoding pilus (MSHA type) biogenesis protein MshL: MTEDISPVKTRIVDIVARNTPLRDVLHVIAEATGLNLVMEKGVAAETPVTLTLKNVSAEDALNTIFTSVDYFYTVKDNMLIVKAVDTRIFELGHPAIVQTYSVDVGGDILGGATGSLTAGGTTTGGTTTIKGNITQSSKSDTTAFNFWDAIEKSIASILGTTATAASSQAAPSGQSFTINRLTGTIFVTATKRNLERVEQYINTIKKVISRQVLVEAKIIEVQLSEGLKYGIDWSFVNRTMGSGEINITASGFSSVVNSENPNINIPNINMGITRGASFSTLLQALKQQGEVRTLSNPRVNIMNGQTALLSVGKNISFISKVETTTTTATGATPTTTFSVQTSNILSGIIIGIVPYINDSGEISLTITPIISDLIQLQDKTIGSGGNQTQISLPTVDLRELTTTVKVRDGQMIIIGGLISKKENLQDNKVPVLGDIPIIGEAFKNRDKSESRSELVVVLQPVLVSR, translated from the coding sequence GTGACAGAAGATATCTCACCGGTCAAAACAAGGATTGTGGACATAGTTGCAAGGAACACGCCGTTGAGGGATGTCCTTCATGTGATTGCAGAGGCAACAGGATTGAATCTTGTAATGGAAAAAGGAGTTGCAGCAGAAACACCTGTGACTCTTACCCTGAAAAATGTAAGTGCTGAAGATGCATTGAATACAATATTTACATCTGTGGATTATTTTTACACTGTCAAAGACAATATGCTCATTGTGAAGGCAGTTGATACGAGGATATTTGAACTCGGACATCCTGCCATTGTTCAGACCTATAGTGTAGATGTGGGTGGAGATATACTGGGAGGGGCTACAGGCTCATTAACAGCAGGAGGGACAACAACTGGAGGAACCACAACGATAAAGGGAAATATCACACAGTCTTCAAAAAGCGACACCACTGCTTTCAATTTCTGGGATGCAATAGAAAAATCTATCGCAAGTATTCTGGGGACAACAGCAACTGCAGCATCAAGCCAGGCTGCTCCATCAGGACAGAGTTTTACTATCAATAGACTCACAGGGACAATATTTGTAACAGCGACAAAAAGAAATCTTGAAAGGGTGGAACAATATATCAACACTATAAAAAAAGTAATCAGCAGGCAGGTTCTGGTCGAGGCGAAGATTATTGAGGTGCAGTTATCAGAAGGCTTGAAATATGGAATAGACTGGAGTTTTGTAAACAGGACAATGGGCAGTGGAGAGATTAATATTACAGCATCAGGGTTTTCGAGTGTTGTTAATTCAGAAAATCCTAATATAAATATTCCTAATATAAATATGGGGATTACACGTGGAGCAAGTTTTTCTACGCTTTTACAGGCACTCAAACAGCAGGGAGAGGTGAGGACACTATCTAACCCAAGAGTAAACATAATGAATGGCCAGACAGCACTCTTAAGTGTAGGTAAGAATATCAGTTTTATCTCAAAGGTTGAGACCACTACAACCACTGCCACAGGTGCGACACCTACCACGACATTTAGTGTGCAGACAAGTAACATATTGTCTGGCATTATTATCGGTATAGTTCCTTATATAAATGACAGTGGAGAGATATCTTTGACTATAACCCCAATAATATCAGACTTAATACAGTTGCAGGATAAGACTATCGGAAGTGGAGGCAACCAAACGCAGATTTCTCTTCCAACAGTTGATCTGAGGGAACTCACCACTACAGTAAAAGTAAGAGATGGTCAAATGATCATAATAGGCGGTTTAATATCAAAGAAAGAAAACCTTCAGGATAATAAGGTTCCTGTATTGGGCGATATTCCGATTATCGGAGAGGCATTTAAAAACAGGGATAAGTCAGAATCAAGATCAGAACTGGTTGTTGTTTTACAGCCGGTGCTGGTATCGAGATAA